In Deinococcus reticulitermitis, a single genomic region encodes these proteins:
- a CDS encoding Sec-independent protein translocase subunit TatA/TatB has translation MPSLGAGEILMILLVALLVFGPRKLPELGKSLGAGLREFRRSTQGLKEEFEGTMRGDVQSAAPTPVQVIAAQPQVQQGPATPVAASAVIPRATSPAPAGDPGGPHQG, from the coding sequence ATGCCAAGTCTCGGAGCCGGTGAGATCCTGATGATTCTGCTTGTCGCCCTGCTCGTGTTCGGACCGCGCAAATTGCCCGAACTTGGCAAGAGCCTCGGCGCGGGACTGCGTGAGTTCAGGCGCAGCACCCAGGGCCTCAAGGAAGAATTTGAGGGCACGATGCGTGGTGACGTGCAGAGCGCAGCTCCCACCCCGGTGCAGGTCATCGCCGCGCAGCCCCAGGTGCAGCAGGGTCCGGCCACCCCGGTCGCGGCCTCCGCTGTGATTCCGCGGGCAACTTCTCCTGCCCCAGCCGGGGACCCCGGTGGGCCGCACCAGGGGTAA
- a CDS encoding zinc ribbon domain-containing protein — MSELTPLQRLHRIQAIDLNLDRLRAEEGNFPGELRQARAEQDQLNNDLEDTEITLEGIEKRVRQQELDLAGVREQVTRAREEQEKSAFDARAQSQYGSRIQQLEERAEEMEEDLVPLRERARELGEKAAGLREQHRALRPRLSELEGADEQRVQELRDQGEGERQERAELASQLDGRTLKEYDLIRKAKKGVGLAEVKGGRCSACNVVLPVNVQQKVAQSKLPPVKCPSCGRFLIRLDV; from the coding sequence ATGAGTGAGCTGACCCCCTTGCAGCGCCTGCACCGTATTCAGGCCATAGACCTGAATCTTGACCGACTGCGAGCCGAGGAGGGCAACTTCCCAGGAGAGCTGCGCCAGGCCCGCGCCGAGCAGGATCAGCTGAACAACGACCTCGAAGACACCGAAATCACCCTGGAAGGCATCGAGAAGCGGGTCCGCCAGCAGGAACTTGACCTCGCCGGCGTGCGCGAGCAGGTGACGCGCGCCCGCGAGGAGCAGGAAAAAAGCGCTTTCGATGCCCGCGCCCAGAGCCAGTACGGCAGCCGCATCCAGCAGCTCGAGGAGCGCGCCGAGGAGATGGAAGAAGACCTCGTTCCGCTGCGCGAGCGGGCCCGCGAACTGGGTGAAAAAGCCGCTGGCCTGCGCGAACAGCACCGCGCCCTGCGCCCACGCCTCAGCGAGTTGGAAGGCGCCGACGAGCAGCGCGTGCAGGAGTTGCGCGACCAGGGTGAAGGCGAGCGCCAGGAACGCGCCGAACTTGCCTCGCAACTTGACGGCCGCACCCTCAAGGAATACGACCTGATCCGCAAGGCCAAAAAGGGCGTGGGCCTGGCTGAGGTCAAGGGCGGGCGCTGCTCAGCGTGCAACGTGGTGCTGCCAGTCAACGTGCAGCAGAAAGTCGCCCAGAGCAAACTGCCTCCGGTCAAATGCCCGTCGTGCGGGCGCTTCCTGATCCGGCTCGACGTGTAG
- a CDS encoding MFS transporter — protein MTWRFSRQIWLFLTAVFSFGLAQAFASLFLNFYLRSLGLGAEWQGLINALPAVTMGLLSLPAVALARRISNAHTLKLGALLGAVGTGILALSPGVGLALLGVTVQGAGAALIMVASSPFMANNTGEHNRVTLFSLQNALMTGAGFLGNLLGGQVPQLYAASTGTEADGVGALRAALLVATGFQALGLVPVLFLRPTGKTRPDGQRSFAVRDKATMARLVLPNVLVGLGAGATIPFLNVYIEGRFKVSYASLGHLFAWTSLATAVTVLIQPALVRWLGQLRAVLLVQAGSLPFLALLGFAPQLWMVTAALFTRGALMNAAGPVYSAYAMTVLPEEDRPMYSAVNIIAWNVGWAVSSVLSGLVRGALPFDTAFNALFGWTLAMYVGNILTIYFGLYRREQRLAAAPSALPAQK, from the coding sequence GCGCTCGCTGGGGCTCGGGGCCGAGTGGCAGGGCCTGATCAACGCGCTGCCGGCGGTCACGATGGGCCTGCTCAGCCTGCCCGCCGTGGCGCTCGCGCGGCGCATCAGCAACGCGCATACCCTCAAGCTCGGGGCGCTGCTCGGCGCGGTGGGGACCGGCATCCTCGCGCTCTCGCCCGGCGTGGGGCTCGCGCTCCTCGGCGTGACGGTCCAGGGCGCGGGCGCGGCGCTGATCATGGTGGCCTCGTCGCCCTTCATGGCGAACAACACCGGCGAGCACAACCGCGTGACCCTGTTCAGCCTGCAAAACGCCCTGATGACCGGCGCGGGCTTCCTCGGGAACCTGCTCGGCGGGCAGGTGCCGCAGCTCTACGCCGCGAGCACCGGCACCGAGGCCGACGGAGTCGGAGCGCTGCGGGCCGCGCTGCTCGTGGCGACCGGGTTCCAGGCGCTGGGGCTGGTGCCGGTGCTGTTTTTGCGCCCGACGGGGAAAACCAGACCGGACGGCCAGCGCTCCTTCGCGGTGCGCGACAAGGCGACGATGGCGCGGCTGGTGCTGCCCAACGTGCTCGTCGGCCTGGGCGCGGGCGCCACGATTCCCTTCCTGAACGTGTATATCGAGGGCCGCTTCAAGGTGAGTTACGCGAGCCTGGGCCACCTGTTCGCCTGGACCAGCCTGGCGACCGCCGTAACGGTGCTGATTCAGCCCGCCCTCGTGCGCTGGCTCGGGCAACTGCGGGCGGTGCTGCTCGTGCAGGCGGGAAGCCTGCCTTTTCTCGCGCTGCTGGGGTTCGCGCCGCAGCTGTGGATGGTGACGGCCGCGCTCTTTACGCGGGGCGCCCTGATGAACGCGGCGGGGCCGGTGTACAGCGCCTACGCGATGACTGTGCTGCCCGAGGAAGACCGCCCGATGTACTCGGCCGTCAACATCATCGCCTGGAATGTGGGCTGGGCGGTGAGCAGTGTTCTCTCGGGGCTGGTGCGCGGCGCGCTGCCCTTCGATACGGCCTTCAATGCGCTGTTTGGCTGGACGCTGGCAATGTACGTGGGCAATATCCTGACGATTTACTTCGGCCTCTACCGCCGCGAGCAGCGCCTCGCCGCCGCCCCCTCAGCGCTGCCGGCGCAGAAGTGA